The Clostridium botulinum BKT015925 genome includes the window AGGTGTTATAGTTCCAGATATAAAAAATCCATTTTTTGGCGATGCAATAAAGGGGATAAGCAAAATGGCTGATCAGCATAATTTTAATATAATATTATGTGATGCTGATGAGAACATAGAAAAAGAAATAAAAGCTATAAAGCTTTTAAAAGAACAAAGAATAGAAGGAATAATAATAACCCCTACTTCTGTAGAAAATGAATTTAATAGCAAGTATTTGGCTGCAATTGAGAATTTGGGAATACCTGTAATTTTATTAGAAGGACATGTGAAATATTCTAATTTCAGTGGAGTTTTCATTGATAATGTAGATGGAGCTTTTAAAGGGACAGAAGCTCTTATAAAGAATGGTCACACCAAAATCGCAATTATAACTGGACGTATGAATTCTCAAAGTGCAAAAGATAGGCTTGTAGGATATAAAAAAGCGTTAGCTATCAATAATATACCACTTAAAGAGGATTATATTTTTTATGGAGACTATACAACGGAAAGTGGATATGAGCTAACTTGCAAAATGCTATCAATGAAAGATAAACCTACAGCTGTTTTTGTAAGCAGTAACATGATGACAATTGGGTGTATAAAGAAAATCTTTGAACAGAAATTGTCAATACCTCGTGATATTGCTGTTATGGGATATGATGATTTGGACATGCTAAATTTATTTGGTGTAAATATAAGTTATGTAAGTGTACCTACGATAGAATTAGGGAAAAAAAGTATGAAGATGCTTTTAGAAGAACTAAATCAAGAAAGTAGACAAACTAGAGAAATAAAAAGAGTTATATTGGATGCAGATGTAGTACTTAAAGGTTCCGAAAAAATGTAAGCGGTTACCTAAAAAAGCATATAAAATAATAAAAGTGTAAAAGATAAATAGATAAATATTTAAATTATAATCACGAGATAGGGAGAGATAAAAATGAAATTAAATAAATATATTGATCATACATTATTAAAACCACAAGCAACAGAAGCAGATATTAAAAAAGTTTGTGAAGAAGCTAGAAAATACGATTTTGCTTCAGTTTGTGTTAATACATGCTACACTTCATTAGTAAGTAAAGAATTAGAAGGTACAGATGTAACAACTTGCGTTGTAATAGGTTTTCCTTTAGGAGCTACAACTACAGAAACTAAAGTATTCGAAGCAAAACAAGCTATAGAACAAGGTGCTGGAGAAGTAGATATGGTTATAAATGTTGGAGCTTTAAAAGCTAAAAAATATGACTATGTAAAAAACGATATCCAATCAGTAGTTGAAGCTGCCAAAGGAAAGGCACTAGTTAAAGTAATACTTGAAAATTGTTTATTAGAAAAAGAAGAAATAGTTAAAGCTTGTGAATTATCAAAAGAAGCAGGAGCTGATTTTGTTAAAACTTCAACTGGATTCTCAACTGGTGGAGCAACTGTAGAAGATGTTAAATTAATGAGAGAAACAGTTGGTCCTGATATGGGAGTTAAAGCATCAGGAGCAGTAAGAACTAGAGAAGATGCTGATGCAGTTATAGCAGCTGGAGCAAACAGAATAGGAGCTAGTGCATCTATAGCAATAGTTGAAGGAACAAAGTCAGAAAACGCAGGATACTAAGATTAATTTTAGAACATGTTTTTAACTAATAGAAGTGGAGGTATTAATATGATAGATAGAGTTATTTGGGTAGTTCTTGATAGTGTTGGTATGGGAGCGCTTCCAGATGCGGAAAAATATGGAGATATAGGAGCTAACACAATTGGTAATATATCTAAAGCAATAGGTGGATTAAATGTTCCTAACATGGAAAAACTAGGACTTGGCAATATAGATGAAATAAAAGGTCTTAAAAGTGTTGAAAGTCCAATAGGATGTTATTCACGTTTTAAAGAAATGTCAAATGGTAAAGATACTACTACAGGACATTGGGAAATGGTTGGTATATATTCAGAACAAGCATTTCCAACATATCCAAATGGATTTCCTAGTGAATTAATTGAAGAATTCGAAAAATTAACTGGAAGAAAAGTTATAGGAAATAAACCTGCATCAGGAACAGCAATCATAGAAGAACTTGGAGAAGAACATGTAAATACAGGATCTCTTATTGTATATACTTCTGCAGATAGTGTATTCCAAATAGCTGCTCATGAAGAAATTGTTCCTTTAGATGAACTTTATAAAATTTGTGAAATAGCACGTAACCTTTTAACTGGAGAACATGCAGTTGCTCGTGTTATTGCAAGACCATTTGAAGGTAAAGTTGGAAGCTTTACAAGAACTTCAAATAGAAGAGATTTCTCATTAGTTCCACCATACGATACAGTATTAGATAATTTAAAGAAAAATGATTTAAATGTAATGGCCGTTGGTAAAATAGAAGATATATTCTCAGGTAAAGGTGTTACAGAAGCTGTTCATACTAAAGATAATATGGATGGAGTAGATAAAACTTTAGAATATATGAAAGAAGATAAAAAAGGTCTTATATTTACAAATCTTGTTGACTTTGATATGAAGTGGGGACATCGTAATAATGTTGAAGCTTATGGAAAGGGTTTAGAACAATTTGATGAAAGACTTGCAGAAATAATAAATGGAATGAAAGATACAGATGTATTATTTATAACTGCAGACCATGGTTGTGATCCAACTATGCCAGGAACAGACCACTCAAGAGAACACGTTCCATTTTTAGCATATGGAAAAGCGCTTAAATCAAATGTTAACTTAGGAACAAGAACAACTTTTGCAGATATGGGTCAAACAGTAGCAGATATATTTGGAATTGAACCGATTAGATATGGTGAAAGTTTTCTTAAAGAAATTGTTAAATAGTTAAATAATTAATAATCAAATAATTAATACTAAAAATAATAATCTAAAAAACGCGTTATTAAAAGAAAGGGGTTAAAAACATGGAATTATATAATCAAATTCAAGAAGCAGCAAAATATATACAACAAAAATCAAAATACACTCCAGAAATAGGACTTATTTTAGGATCAGGACTTGGAGCTATTGGAGATAAAATAGAAAATGCAGAATACTATCCATATAGCGAAATACCACACTTCCCAGTTTCTACAGTTGAAGGTCATGCTGGACGTTTAGTTATAGGAACATTACAAGGAAGAACAGTTATAGCTATGCAAGGACGTTTCCATTTTTACGAAGGATACAAAATGCAAGAAGTTACATTCCCTGTTAGAGTAATGAAACTTTTAGGAATTTCTAAACTTATAGTTACAAATGCTGCTGGAGCAGTTAACACTAACTATAAACCAGGAGATTTAATGTTAATTTCAGATCACTTAAACTTAATGGGGGATAATCCATTAATGGGTAGAAACTTAGATCAATTTGGTGCTCGTTTCCCAGATATGTCAAATGCTTATGATAAAGAATTAAGAGGAAAAGTTAAAGAAATTGCTAGTTCATTAGAAATAGAACTTCAAGAAGGTGTTTATGCAGCTATGAGCGGTCCTACTTATGAAACACCAGCAGAAATAAGAATGATTCGTGCTTTAGGTGGAGATGCAGCTGGAATGTCAACAGTACCAGAAGTAATAATAGCTTCACATTCAGGAATAAAAACAGTTGGAATTTCATGCATGACTAATATGGCAGCTGGAATTTTAGATCAACCACTTGACCACGAAGAAGTTATAGAAACATCTGAAAGAGTAAGAGAAACATTTATAAAACTTATGAATGGCGTAATAAAAGATATCTAAAAATATCTAAAATGTTTATATCAGGGGGTAACAAATTATGAGAATGTATGATCTTATTATGAAAAAAAGAGATGGCGGAGAACTTACAACTGAAGAAATAAATTTCTTCGTAGAAGGTTTTACAAAAGGTGAAATACCAGATTATCAAGTATCAGCTATGATGATGGCTATTTACTTTCAAAAAATGAACAAAAGAGAAACTGCAGATTTAACAAGAGCTATGTTTGAAAGTGGAGAAGTAATAGATCTTTCAGCTATCAATGGAATAAAAGTAGATAAACATAGTACTGGTGGAGTTGGAGATACAACAACTATAGTTCTTGCACCATTAGTTGCAGCTGTTGGAGTTCCAGTTGCTAAAATGTCTGGAAGAGGTCTTGGACACACTGGTGGAACACTTGATAAATTAGAGTCTTTCCCAGGATTATCAATAGAAATGCCTATTGAAAAGTTCATAAACAATGTAAATAGTATAAAAATAGCTGTTGCTGGTCAAACTGCAAATCTTGCACCAGCTGATAAAAAATTATATGCTCTTCGTGATGTTACAGCTACAGTAGACAATATGTCATTGATAGCTGCAAGTATTATGAGTAAGAAAATTGCATCAGGTGCAGATGCAATAGTACTTGATGTAAAAACAGGTAGTGGAGCATTCATGAAAACAGAAGAAAATTCATTTGCATTAGCACAAGAAATGGTTGATATCGGAAACCACGTTGGAAGAAATACTATTGGTGTAATAACAGATATGGATCAACCTTTAGGATTTGCTGTAGGTAATGCTTTAGAAATCAAAGAAGCTATAGAAACATTAAGAGGAGAAGGTCCAAAAGATCTTACAGAACTTTGTTTAACATTAGGATCTCATATGGTAGTACTAGGTGGAAAAGCTAAAGATGCAAAAGAAGCTAGAGCAATGCTTGAAGAAGTAATTAGAAATGGCAAAGGTATTGAAAAATTAAAAGAATTTGTTAAAGCTCAAGGGGGAAATCCTGAAAGCGTTGATGATACATCATTATTACCATCTGCAAGTATAGTAGAACCAGTACTTGCTACAGAAGATGGATATGTAAAAGCAATAAAAGCTGATGATGTAGGTATAGCAGCACTTGTTCTTGGAGCAGGACGTGAAACTAAAGAAAGTGAAATTGATTTAGGAGTAGGATTAGTTCTTCACAAGAAAATAGGTGATTTTGTTAAAAAAGGTGAAGCTATTGCAACTGTTTATGCAAACGATGTAAATAAACAAAAAGAATCTGAAAAGAGATTACGTGCAGCTTATACTTTTATTAATGAAAAAGTAGAAACGAAAAAGTTAGTAAGAGGTATTGTAACAAAAGACGGAATAGAAAAATTTTAATACTAAAAAATAAACTTTAACTTTATTGGAAGGGTAGTAATTAGGGAAACTACCCAACCAATTAAGGTATTAAAAAATAGTGTATAGAAATAATATAACATAAAATAATCAAAAAACAAAAGATTATAACAAAAATAACAAAAAAAGGAGAAAAACTATGAGCAGATTTATAGGATTACTAGGAATTGCAGTAATACTATTAATAGCTTACTTATTATCAAATGATAAGAAAAAGATTAATTGGAAATTAGTAGCTATTGGGATAGGATTACAAGTAGTATTTGCATTATTAATTCTTAAAGTGCCTCTAGGAAGAATGATTTTTGAAAAAATCGGTGGAGGAATTGATGCATTATTAGGATTTACAAGAGAAGGTTCAGCGTTTATATTTGGAGATTTAGCTAATAACACTAAATTTGGAATGATATTTGCATTCCAAATACTACCTACAATTGTATTCTTCTCAGCATTCATGAGTATTTTATATCATTTAGGAATTATGCAATTTATAATATCAATTTTAGCAAAAGGTATAGCAAAATTATTAGGAACAAGTGGTGCTGAAACTTTATCAGCAGTAGGTAACATATTCTTAGGTCAAACAGAAGCACCTTTACTTATAAAACCATTTATTAAGAACATGACAAAATCGGAAATAATGACAATTATGGTAGGTGGTATGGCTACAGTTGCTGGAGGAGTAATGGCTGGATATGTAGCTATGGGAATTAATGCTTCTTACTTACTTGCAGCAAGTATAATGGCTGCTCCAGGTGGACTTATGATTTCTAAAATACTTTGTCCACAAACAGAAGAAGCTCCAACAGCTGGAGATGTAAAAATAGATATCGAAGTACAAAGTTCAAACGTTGTAGATGCAGCTTCAACAGGAGCTAGTGAAGGATTATCACTTGCATTAAATGTTGGTGCGATGTTACTTGCATTCATAGCTTTAGTTGCTTTAGTTAATGCATTAATTGGATGGGTTGGCGGATTCTTTGGAGCTGGATACTTAAGTCTTGGATGGATACTTGGTAGATTATTTGCTCCATTAGCATTCTTAATGGGTATACCAGGTCAAGATATAGTTACAGCTGGAGATTTATTCGGAACAAAGGTTGTATTAAATGAATTTGTAGCTTATGCACAATTTTCAAAATTACAAGCAACTCTTAATCCAAAAACTGTAATGATATTAACTTATGCACTTTGTGGATTTGCTAATATAAGCTCAATTGGTATCCAAATAGGTGGTATCGGTGGACTTGCGCCAGAAAAACGTGCAGATATTGCAAAAATGGGTGTAAAAGCAATGATTGGTGGTTTATTAACTACTTGTTTAACTGGTACAATAGCAGGAATAATAGGCTAAAAATTATCTTAGTTTTATTTAATAAATATATTAGGTCTTAAAACAAAAAAATTGTTTTAAGACCTTTTTTTTTACATTAATCGTAAGGTAAATGCAAAAACTATATATAAGTCTGTTCAGTGAAAAGATATATAAGATATAGAAAGGTGGTAGCTAAAATATGAAAAAGAGAATTATAAGTTTAGTTTTAACAGGTGCCATATCTTTAGGTATAGGTGCAGCTGGAGGTGCAGTATGGCAAGAAAATCATAGACAACTTAATGAAGGTAATGTTCTAGCTGTAAATTGGCAACAAACTTCAGGCGAGATTAATGCATTAAGATTACAAGCATTTAATAGTGCTAAAAAATCTATTGATGAAATAGTTAAAAAGCCAACACAAAAACCTTATGCAGTTGTATTAGATATAGATGAAACTGTACTAGATAATTCTATGCATGCAGGTTATTTAATTAATACAGGAGAAAAGTTTACTAATGAAAATTTTAATGAATGGTGTAAAGAAATTAAAGCTAATGCAATAGCTGGGGCAGTAGATTTTACAAACTATGCAAAAAAGAAAGGTGTAGATGTATTTTATGTATCTAATAGAGATCCAAAAGTTTTAGATGAAACACTTAAGAATTTAAAAAAAGTAGGGTTAGCTAATCCTGATGCTGGTCATGTATTACTTAAGCAGGATACAGACAATAAAGAAATAAGATGGGATAAGATAAGAATAAATCATAATTTAGTTATGTATTGTGGAGATAATTTAGGTGATTTTCCAGAAGACACTGCTAGAAAGACTCCTAATGTTAGAAAGGAAGTAGTTAATAAGGTTAAAAATAAATTTGGAGAATACTACATAATATTACCTAATGCTGTTTATGGAGATTTTGAAGCAAGTTTATATAATTGGAATTTTCAAAAATCAGATAAGAAGAAACTACAAGATAGATTAAATAATATTAAATCTTTTAAATAATATACTTAAGTAAATTTTTAAAATTACCCATAATTTATAATTAATTTACATTCATATGAATAAACTAATACAGATATTTATTTTTTTTATGTAAATGATAAAATTTATATAAAGCTTATAATGGGGTTAGAAAGGTGGGAGAATGAGTATGTCCAATAAGGAGAACTTTAAAGAAAATTACGTAAAAAAAAGGACAGAAACTCAGGCCTTTAAAGCTAGTGAGGAGTTAAATGAAGTATTGCATGATAAAGAATCTGGATGTTATAGATCGTGGCAGTTTGCAAATTATAAGGTTAATAAAGATACATTGAAAACCACATATGATGAAATTGTTTTGTGGGGACCACAAGAAGCTATGATAAGACCTGGATGGAAAATAGAAGAGAACGAAGTTACAATACCAAATTTATTTTCTAAGGTAATGGGTGTACATGAAAATATAAAAGAATATAAAAATGAGATAAATCAATTGATACAAGAAACAAACACATTATTTTATAAAAGATTTCCTATAAATAAAAAAAGAATTCCTAAAGACATGAATAGAGTATATAAGTCAGTATTAAATATACGTGGGAAGATAGATAAAGAGAGGTTAATGACATCAAACTATTGGAAATATGAAAAACTTAATCCAATGCTTCAAAATATCATAGCGGATAAGATAATAGAGTTTTGTAATATATCTTCATTTTGGAAACATAAAAATTTTAAAATTAAACTTAGAATGTCATTAATAAATAGAATTATTACATTTATTTCTTCGTTAATATATGATAATACAAGAGATGAGAGGATAATGAAAATATCTATTTTTGCTGTATTAACTAACTTAAGTGATGAGCTATTAGGAATTTTAAAAAATTTTGATTATCCTATGAAAGTACCTAAAATTATTATATATAATAATAACAATAAAAAAAATCTTACTTTTGAAGATTCTATTATACTTATGTTTATGAATTGTATGGGGGTAGATATTATTATTTATAATCCAACTGGGACTAGTGATATTGAAAATTATATAAAAGAAGAAAACTATGATATTCACAGATTAGAATATACTAGAGATAGTCTTCCTTTTAGAAGATTTTTTTAGTTGAAAAGTTATAAATAATAAAATTTTTAGGTTGTATTTATATATTAAAAATTACTTGAATATATTTGTGTATTGTGGTAAATTTAGTATATAGTAAAATTTAATATTTGAAGGGGAGCTTGTATAAGCAGGCTGAGAGTGGAATGTTTTTCCAGACCCTCATAACCTGATTTGGATAATGCCAACGTAGGGACGGTTAGTTTTTTGCATATAGTATATATTTGTATATAATTATATTAAAAATTATACCTTTAAGGATATGAGGGAAGCAATGTAATGTTGCTTCCTTTTATTTTTGTACTTTTTAATTTAGTATAAAAAACCTCACTATGTTGTGAGGTTTTTTTGTTTATTTAATTAATGAACGGAAAGGAGGTGAAAAAATGATTGTAAATGGAGAGAAGATGAGTTTTGAAGATGATATGACAGTAGAAGAACTTTTAAATAAATTAGAATTAAATTCTAGTAAAGTTGTTGTAGAAGTTGATATGGATATAATATCTAAACAACAATATTCAATAAAAAAGGTGAATTTTAATTCTAAAGTAGAAATAATTCAATTTGTTGGTGGGGGTTGATTATGAAATTTGGACAATCATTAAGTAAAAATGAAATGGAATCTATACTTATAGAAAGACATGGAACAATTGTTCAATCAAAAATAAAAAGAACTACAGTGGGTATAGCAGGTCTTGGAGGTCTTGGGTCAAACGTTGCATTAACATTAGCTAGAATAGGTATAGGAAGACTTGTAGTTGCAGATTTTGATGAAGTTGAGCCAAGTAACTTAAATAGACAACAATATTTTTTAAGACATCTAGGGATGAGAAAGGTAGATGCCATAGAAGAGGTTATAAAAGAATGTAATCCTTTTGTTGAAATTGAGAAGGAAAATATTTTTTTAAAAGAGGAAAATATAGAAGAAGTATTTAAAGATGTAGATATTATAGTTGAAGCTTTTGACAATCCACATTCTAAAGCAGTTATTACAAATACTGTTTTAACAAAAATGAAAGATAAAAAATTAGTAGTTGCATCAGGAATGGCAGGATATTATACAGGAAACACTATTTTATCTAAAAAGCTTAGAGAAAATTTATATTTTGTTGGAGATGGACAAAGTGAATCAAAACCGGGAGTAGGACTTATGGCTCCTAGAGTTGCAATAGCAGCTAATCATGAGGCAAATATGGTACTTAGAATAATATTAGGTGAGGAATAAGAGGGGGATATGAATGGATAAATTAGTCATTGGGGGACAAAAATTAAATAATAGATTGTTTATAGGAACAGGTAAATATTCATCAAATGAGATTTTACCCAAAGTTATAGAAAGTTCTAAGGCGGAAGTTATAACGGTAGCACTTAGAAGAGTAGATTTAACATCAGAAGAAAATAATATATTAAACTTCATAGATAAAAAATGTACGTTGCTTCCTAATACTTCAGGGGCAAGAAATGCAGAAGAAGTTGTAAGACTTGCAAGACTTGCAAGAGCAGCAGGATGTGGCAATTGGATAAAAATAGAGGCTATATCTGACAATAAATATCTTCTACCAGATAATTATGAAACAATAAAAGCGACAGAGATTTTAGCAAAAGAAGGATTTACAGTACTTCCATATATGAATCCAGATTTAATGGATGCAAAAAGACTTGTTGATGCTGGAGCGGCTGCGATTATGCCACTTGGATCTCCTATAGGAACTAATAGAGGTCTTAAAACAAAAGAAATGATAAGAATTTTAATTGAGGAAATAAAAATACCAATAGTTGTAGATGCGGGAATAGGTAAACCATCTCAAGCACTTGAAGCTATGGAAATGGGCGCAGATGCAGTACTTGTAAATACAGCATTATCTACAGCAGAAGATCCTATATTAATGGGAGAAGCTTTTAGACTTGCAGTAGATGCTGGAAGAAAAGCATTTTTAGCAAAGGTAGGAGAAGAGAAAACCCTTGCTAGATCTTCATCACCTTTAACAGGATTTTTAAGATAGGAAGTGTAGATAATGAGTTTTTATGAAAAAGTGAAATTATATAAAAATTTTGATTTTGAAGAATTCTTAAAGAATGTAACAGTAGAAAAGATAAGAAGAATATTAAATAAAGACCATATAGATGAAAAAGATTTTTTATGTTTATTGTCTCCAGCAGCTGCAAATTGCTTAGAAGAAATGGCTGAAAAAGCTCATGAAATTTCACTTAGAAACTTTGGAAAAAGTGTAGTTTTATATACACCTATGTATCTTGCTAATTATTGTGAAAATAAGTGTATATATTGTAGTTACAATGCTGAAAATCATATAAACAGAAAAAAACTTACATTTGAAGAATTAGAAAAGGAAGCCAAAGCCATATATGATACTGGTCTAAGACATATTATAATTTTAACAGGAGAGTCTAGATATCATACACCAGTTTCTTATATTGCAGATTGTGTAACAATATTAAAGAAGTACTTCAGTTCTATATGCATAGAAGTTTATGCACTTGAAGAAGAAGAGTATAGAGAACTTATAGAAGTTGGAGTAGATAGTCTTACAATCTATCAAGAAGTATATAATGAAGAAATTTATAAAAAAGTACATTTAGCAGGGCCTAAAAAGGACTATAAATATAGACTTGATGCACCAGAAAGGGCTGCAAGAGCAGGAATACATTCATTAAGTGTAGGTGCACTTTTAGGTCTTGATAATTGGAGACAAGAAGCTTTCTTTAGTGGACTTCATGTACAGTATATACAGGAGAAGTATCCTAGTGTAGAAGTTACAATGTCAATTCCAAGAATTCGACCTCATGTAGGAAGCTTTAATGGAATTATAGAAGTTAGTGATAAAGAAGCTGTTCAAATATTACTTGCATACAAAATATTCATACAAAGAGCTGGAATTAATATAACTACAAGGGAAAGAGCAGAATTTAGAGATAACTTAATTCCTCTTGGAGTTACTAAAATATCAGCAGGTGTATCCACAGAGGTTGGGGGACATTCAACAGAACAAAAAGGTGGTAGCCAATTTGATATTGCAGATAATAGAACGGTAGAAGAGATGAAAATTGCAATAAATAATATGGGATATAATGCTGTTTTTAAGGATTGGCAGAGAGTTTAAGGAGGTAATTAAAATAATTTTTGTAGTTACTAACAGAAGACTTGTACAAGATGAAGATTTTTATACTGTAATTGAAAGAGTAGCTAAAAATAAGATAGATTATTTAATACTAAGAGAAAAAGATTTAGATTATGATGAATTAATATCTGTAACAAAGGATATAAAATTAATAACTGATAAGTATAATGTACCTTTAATTATAAATGGAAATTTAGAAGTAGCTGAAGAAGTACAAGCTTATGGATGTCAGTTGGGGTATGAGACATTAAATAATTCTAAAGAAAAATGCTTAAAATCAAAACTGAAAATAGGAGCATCTGTTCATAGTGTAGAAGAAGCAAAAAATGCAGAGAAAATAGGTGTAGACTATATAATTGCAGGACATGTTTTTGAAACAGATTGCAAAAAAGGATTAAAGGGAAGGGGTATAGGTTTTATTAAAAATATATCAAATTTTGTGAAGATACCTGTAATTGCAATAGGGGGAATAAATAAAGAAAATGTAACAAAAGTCATGGAATCCGGAGCTAGAGGAATTGCTATAATGTCTTCAGCCATGAAAAAAAATAATGTAGAGACTATTAAATGTATTAAAAATTTAATTAACAACAAATCATAATAGTTAATAAAATTCTAAATTAAACATAATTAAATATATAAAAATTATTACAAAATTAACATAAAAATAAAGCCAGTATTTATACTGACTTTATTTGCGTATTTTATAATAATATTCTTTTGTATTATCATTAATACAATCAAATTCAAATCCTAAACTTTTATAATATTCTATAATAAGAGGTAACGCTTTTACTGTATTTTGATTATTACAATTACAGTGCATAAGAACTATTAATCTATCAGCATTAGTATAATACTTTTTAGCATTAGCAACAAAAGTGTTTACAGGAAGTTTTGGTTTTATACCATCTTCAGTACAAACATTCCAATCGTAAATTTTAAAATTATTTTTATGAAGTTTCTCTAAAAGATTTTTATTTAGACGTTTATAGCTTCCACCAGGAAATCTAATAATATGACTTTCATAACCAACAACATCTTTAACTTTTTTTTGGACATCTAACATTTCTTTAATAAAAGAATCATCGTTTCTATATATTTTTTTAAAACTATGGGAATAAGTATGGAGACCGATTGCGTGACCTTCATCGTATATTTTTTTTAATATAGTTTCACGACCTTCTATTTCTTTTCCTACTACAAAGAAAGTAGCTTTTACGTTATGTTTTTTTAAAACATCTAAAAGATCCAAAGTAACTTTAGATGTTGGTCCGTCATCAAATGTTAAGTATACCTTTTTTTTATCATTGCTAGTAGAATTAGATAATTTGGTGTTACATGTACATCCTAGAGATGTAATGTTAAATAAAGGTGATAATATACTTAACATTAAAAATGATACTACACAAAACGTAAACTTTCTTGTTTTACTAAACATTTATATTTTCTCCTTTGTTTATATTTGTTAAGTTTATTGACAAATTATCGAACATGGATTAGATAAAAACTTATTTCATTATCTCCCCAACCTAAATCCCAAGGTACATGATATCTGCTGACAGTATGACAATTTATCATAGGATATCCATGGGAATCAAAATTGGTTACAATAGCAAAGTGATCTATATCTCCTTTTATAGCGTAGCATATTAAATCTCCATAGTTTAATTGCTGTACATATCCACATGGATATTGTTCAGATTTAGTGTTTAAATTTTTAAAAGTACCTCGTTTTATTAGTCTACCTTTTCCGCTATATAATAAGTAGTTTTTGAAAGCATCTGCATTTACCCATGCTTGAGTTCCTTCATTATATCCATACTTACGATTAGAACAATTCCATGTATAGTCATGCTTTAATCCACCAGCCTCTTTATCTCCAATAACTTGGGAAGCAAAATTGGTACAATCACCACCAGAGCCAGTATAGTTTCTATATTTTTTGTTATGTGATAAATCATTTCCACTTCCTATAGGAACTCCACAATATTTATCGGCATATTCAATAGCTTTTTTTCTATTATATCTTCCCTCTTCTGTTAATTTTTTTTCTTTTGGACAATTACCAAGTTTAAAAAGAG containing:
- a CDS encoding amidase domain-containing protein, producing the protein MIIKRSKLLKIIFFVTFLFSIFIHPICNYNYSTVALLGDKKDINKKELEDRINHIFTERCKTFVTHDLSVLPQYFDTSQKYGKWGLEHEVKRVKYLRDWSYQRGIKFTSVKPIIKVKKISPSAHGIRMNVQEVYKFNYIYTNDESPVTNTFGVSLDHSLVLTKKNGDFIIYNDWYLDCFEDALKAYSGEIKDLTKEPPKKPLFKLGNCPKEKKLTEEGRYNRKKAIEYADKYCGVPIGSGNDLSHNKKYRNYTGSGGDCTNFASQVIGDKEAGGLKHDYTWNCSNRKYGYNEGTQAWVNADAFKNYLLYSGKGRLIKRGTFKNLNTKSEQYPCGYVQQLNYGDLICYAIKGDIDHFAIVTNFDSHGYPMINCHTVSRYHVPWDLGWGDNEISFYLIHVR